DNA sequence from the Geobacter sp. AOG2 genome:
AGCGTCCGCAGCAGCCAGGTGTCCTGCGCTATATCCCTGCGCCGCCAGCGCAGCCACCAGAACCAGGCGGCGGCCCCGATCATGATGAAGGCGGAGCCCACCATCAGGTCGAAGAAGGGGTGGACAAGCCGCGGGTCGGGGGTGGTGCCCGGGGGGAAGGCGTCGAGCCCCTCCACGACGGAATCGAGATCGCGGTGGGCCAGGAAGCTTAAAAGTTTGGGGATCTCGATCCCGTACAGCACCTTCCCCGAAGCGGGGTCCGGCCAGCCGGCGACGACGAGCGGCGCGCCCCTGGTGGTGACGAACAGGGCCTCCATGGCCGCCAGCTTGGGCTTCTGCTGCACGGCCAGGGTCGTGGCGGCCCAATCCCCGGAGATCAGCATGAGCGGGAGGCATACGGTGGCAACGGCCAGGGACAGGTTCAGGGCGCATGTATTGACAGCGCGGTCGCGGCCGCGCAACAGAGCCGCCGCGGACACGCCGGCCACGGCGAAACCGGTTGCCACGTATGCCGCCAGGGTCCCGTGCACCGCCTCGTGGGCCCATGCCGGGTTGGCAAAGGCCCGGAGGGGGTGGATATCGGCAAGGGCCCCGTTCACAATACTGAAACCGGCAGGGGTATTCATCCAGGCATTGGCGCTGATGACGAATGCCGCCGAGACGGCAGAGGCAAGCGTGAGGGGGATGGTGCAGAAGAAGAGCATGCCGCGGGAGAGCCTTCGGGCGCCGTAGATGTAGAGGGCGAGGAAGATGGCCTCGGTAAAGAAGGCAAAACCCTCCATGGAAAAGGCGAGACCGATGAGGGGGCCGCTGAACGCCATGAACCGGGGCCACAGAAAGCCCAACTCGAAGGAAAGAATGGTGCCGGAGACCGCGCCGATGGCGAACAGGACCCCCG
Encoded proteins:
- a CDS encoding cytochrome ubiquinol oxidase subunit I; translated protein: MGEIVSARALMGISLGFHIIYSTIGVGLPLLLMLAEWRSLRTGDETYHQLARRWIRPAGVLFAIGAVSGTILSFELGFLWPRFMAFSGPLIGLAFSMEGFAFFTEAIFLALYIYGARRLSRGMLFFCTIPLTLASAVSAAFVISANAWMNTPAGFSIVNGALADIHPLRAFANPAWAHEAVHGTLAAYVATGFAVAGVSAAALLRGRDRAVNTCALNLSLAVATVCLPLMLISGDWAATTLAVQQKPKLAAMEALFVTTRGAPLVVAGWPDPASGKVLYGIEIPKLLSFLAHRDLDSVVEGLDAFPPGTTPDPRLVHPFFDLMVGSAFIMIGAAAWFWWLRWRRRDIAQDTWLLRTLLFASPFGMIALESGWLVTEFGRQPWIAQGHMRVAEGVTTQTGIGLVLFTFLMVYLALTAGLLWLLFRPAAAGKGLETAAEGRHGNS